The DNA region TTCACTTGCACAGCATCGTCATCCGATCTCTCTTTTCAATAAAATAGTGCGTCCAGTACTCGAACACCAGATGGAACAGCATGAGAGTCCTCCCAATACTTGATGATATGTGGGCTATAAAGTGAAGATtgagtttatttttttaaagaaataaatcaACTGATCCATGTAAGCATTTCATGAGATTTTAAGGGTCTGAAGGATTACAGGAAGCCAAGAAACAAGTTAAGCAGTTCTCAACAACACAGTGCCACATGAACTGGGTCAGTGAAAAACTGGTATTGATCTCAAATGGCTAAGCCCGGAAATTGATGTTTCCCTCAGTGGATCATTGTAAATTGTAATTGCATGGAGAATTTCGTCAATTTAACATTCTCAAAAAGGCAATATTTTAGCTTCTCCCCTCCATTGGGAAGCTCAGAGAGGGACGTTGAAAAGTCAAGAGAATCCATAGCAACCTTGCGGATTGTCTCCTATAAAGAGAGATCAAAATGTTCCGTTactttgttttgtttgaaactgagTGCAGTGAGTTGAAGTCCAGAAACAATGCACAACAAATAGTCTATTTTCCTGTTTTGTTACAACCCCGAACCAAATAATATACTCTTTCAGGCGATTTTCTGAGATTGTGGAACGTTTTATATTCCATGATTTCAGATCAAAAGAATATATTAGATTCTTCAGTGTTTGTGATAAGCATGGATTGACGTTTTGGTTGGCTTGGACGAGATTGGAAAGAAGGATCTGTCTCCGCGCTGTCGGAAATGATGACACTGGTTCTATGAAGCTTTATGATGCTGTCACAGGCATGAAGGTTATTTTTTCGATAATTCAGCATTCCTTCATATTGCAAAGAGGGAAATAGGTCTTACATTTCTTAGTACAGAAGGTGCAGCACATAGTTTGTTCGGGGGATTAAGAGATTGAAAGACTGCTGCCCATTGAGTCAGATTTGTGGGATTGAAATAGCTCCTAAACACTTCACTGTTTTGTTATTCATTACAGAAACCGATCAGTAGGCCTGGTAAAGGGATACACCAGAACCTTCTTCAACTCCTCACGGAACTTGTTCTGGGACACCACATAAATAAAGAAATTGTTGCAGGAACTAAGTAACTGGAGCATGTTGGTCGTCTCTTGAAGAATGTACTGCTGGTTACTGAAACCCAAGCTTGATACGTATTCGTCACCAGTAACCATTCTGTACAGGAAACGCGCAATATATGTCACCCAGAGGAGCAGGAAGCTGAGAGAGATTGTAAAGAGAAGAATAATTGACCTCTTGCGGTTGGCCATCTCTGTGTCTTCACTATTTTCAGCACCCAGTAGCCTCTTACGGGCTCTGCTTGCCACTAAGATATGTCTTACATTCAAGACATTTAACAAAAGAATGATAAGGAATGGGAGAAAAGGAGCTAAGATGCGGTCCAGCCAGTTGTATGTCTGCCAGGCGGGAGACGTGTGGAAGGTCGGTTTGATATCACAAAACCAGGGCACACCATCCTGAATGTACAAAGGCTGGTAGATGAAGTAGAATGGGATGTTCTTGCAGCAGCTCAGAGCATATATCACTCCGATAATCACTGAAGCACTTTTCTCAGTGC from Hemiscyllium ocellatum isolate sHemOce1 chromosome 27 unlocalized genomic scaffold, sHemOce1.pat.X.cur. SUPER_27_unloc_1, whole genome shotgun sequence includes:
- the LOC132807075 gene encoding probable G-protein coupled receptor 139 translates to MKCDEDVRILQDDVDKLANLLAIIILSQRQCNLSRCVTYYLVAIAVADFLVIITGCILNRISRIYFSYSVLSTTPACCLNAALVYATRDCSVWLTVAFTVDRFIAICCQSLKTKYCTEKSASVIIGVIYALSCCKNIPFYFIYQPLYIQDGVPWFCDIKPTFHTSPAWQTYNWLDRILAPFLPFLIILLLNVLNVRHILVASRARKRLLGAENSEDTEMANRKRSIILLFTISLSFLLLWVTYIARFLYRMVTGDEYVSSLGFSNQQYILQETTNMLQLLSSCNNFFIYVVSQNKFREELKKVLVYPFTRPTDRFL